From Deltaproteobacteria bacterium, a single genomic window includes:
- a CDS encoding DUF3391 domain-containing protein, with the protein MATNPQQEVNATRRVPLSEVKPGMYVVGLDRSWIDTPFLFHRKLIKDSDDIELFKKHGIREVVIDPSRSVNLEPGSSAPVEAKNEPAPSNRPAIEVRSGTASEVSFRILVEEFEVARKVHDEALSATQSIFDGAGRGAPIPAQVAKKVVSDITGCILRSPDASLLLTQMRRFQNDLFAHAVNVCVLSLVVGAAEGLETDNPVLGFGALLHDVGQTRLPRNLLRKTDLYTDSERRLMEQHPTLGLNVIQRSENIPEAARLIVAQHHERVNGTGYPAKLKGDEISIYSQIVAITDAYDSMLIGRSHSPLQPIEVLRQIYIDAQGGAFDRSLVEKVIRALGVYPIGSLVELNTGERGIVIAANRVDSLKPTLRIVAWPGAAEGEEGAVVSLAEPGPVERKIVRVLDPGKERIDIMAHLQLAAGNLVS; encoded by the coding sequence GTGGCGACCAATCCTCAGCAAGAGGTCAACGCGACCAGACGGGTGCCGTTGTCAGAAGTGAAGCCCGGCATGTACGTGGTCGGTCTCGATCGTTCGTGGATCGATACGCCGTTTCTGTTCCATCGCAAGCTGATCAAGGACAGCGACGACATCGAGCTGTTCAAGAAGCACGGCATCCGCGAGGTGGTAATTGACCCCAGCCGCAGTGTCAATCTGGAGCCCGGCAGCAGCGCACCGGTCGAAGCCAAGAATGAGCCCGCGCCGTCAAATCGTCCCGCCATCGAAGTTCGTTCCGGCACCGCCAGCGAAGTTTCGTTTCGCATATTAGTCGAAGAATTCGAAGTGGCGCGCAAGGTTCATGACGAAGCGCTGTCGGCAACGCAAAGCATATTCGACGGCGCCGGCCGCGGCGCGCCGATCCCGGCGCAGGTGGCGAAAAAAGTCGTCAGCGACATCACCGGCTGTATTCTGCGCTCGCCCGATGCCAGTCTGCTCCTCACCCAGATGCGCCGCTTTCAGAACGATCTGTTCGCTCACGCGGTGAATGTCTGCGTGCTGTCGCTGGTGGTCGGCGCCGCAGAGGGTCTCGAGACCGACAACCCGGTGCTTGGTTTTGGCGCGCTGCTCCACGACGTTGGCCAAACCCGGCTGCCGCGTAATCTGCTGCGCAAGACCGATCTCTACACCGACTCGGAGCGCCGGCTGATGGAGCAGCATCCGACACTGGGCTTGAACGTCATTCAGCGCAGCGAAAACATTCCTGAAGCCGCGCGGCTCATCGTTGCCCAACACCACGAGCGGGTTAACGGTACCGGTTATCCAGCGAAGCTCAAGGGCGACGAAATTTCGATTTACAGTCAGATCGTCGCGATCACCGATGCGTACGATTCAATGTTAATCGGCCGCAGCCACTCGCCGCTGCAACCGATTGAAGTGCTGCGGCAGATCTATATCGATGCCCAGGGCGGCGCCTTCGACCGCTCTTTGGTCGAAAAGGTCATCCGCGCGTTGGGCGTGTACCCGATTGGCAGCCTGGTCGAACTCAATACCGGCGAGCGCGGCATCGTGATCGCCGCCAACCGCGTCGACAGTCTGAAGCCGACACTGCGCATCGTTGCTTGGCCGGGCGCCGCCGAAGGAGAGGAAGGGGCGGTGGTGAGCTTGGCCGAACCGGGACCAGTCGAACGGAAAATCGTGCGCGTGCTCGACCCGGGAAAAGAGCGCATCGACATCATGGCACATCTGCAACTGGCAGCCGGCAACTTGGTTAGCTGA
- the ychF gene encoding redox-regulated ATPase YchF has product MLRAGIVGLPNVGKSTLFNAVTRTRKAEAANYPFCTIDPNVGMVTVPDARLYDLQTMVKTNVVIPAAIEFVDIAGLVQGASQGEGLGNKFLTHIREVDAIVQVVRCFDDPDVHHVSGSVDPVRDIEVINTELILADLESVRKRRERIGKDIKRGDKTAAAEDAMLTKIEATLDAEKPALLCQLSPEERALSLPLFLLTDKQTIFACNVKESDLATADQNPYVQKVREYAKTHLACEAVVISAQIESDLVDLEPAEAQEFLKELGVQESGVGALIRATYHLLGLRTFFTAGEKEVRAWTIHAGDTAPKAAGVIHSDFERGFIKAETVAYDDLIQCGSVAAARAKGLYRMEGKEYVVADGDVMLFKFNV; this is encoded by the coding sequence ATGTTAAGAGCCGGTATCGTCGGCCTGCCCAACGTCGGCAAGTCAACGCTGTTTAACGCTGTGACCCGCACGCGCAAAGCGGAGGCGGCCAACTACCCTTTTTGCACCATCGATCCCAACGTCGGCATGGTCACCGTGCCGGACGCGCGGCTCTATGATTTGCAGACAATGGTCAAGACCAACGTTGTCATTCCCGCAGCGATCGAGTTCGTCGACATCGCGGGGTTGGTCCAGGGTGCGAGCCAGGGTGAAGGTCTGGGCAACAAATTTCTCACCCACATCCGTGAAGTGGACGCCATCGTGCAGGTCGTGCGCTGCTTCGACGACCCCGATGTGCATCACGTGTCGGGCAGTGTCGATCCGGTGCGCGACATCGAGGTGATCAACACCGAGCTGATACTCGCTGACTTGGAATCGGTGAGAAAACGGCGCGAGCGCATCGGCAAAGACATCAAACGGGGCGACAAGACGGCCGCAGCGGAAGACGCCATGTTGACGAAAATCGAAGCGACACTCGACGCTGAAAAACCCGCGTTGTTGTGCCAGCTATCGCCAGAAGAACGAGCCCTGTCGCTGCCGCTCTTTTTGCTCACCGACAAACAGACCATCTTTGCCTGCAACGTAAAAGAATCCGATCTCGCCACCGCGGATCAAAATCCCTACGTGCAAAAAGTCCGCGAATACGCCAAGACTCACCTCGCCTGCGAGGCTGTGGTCATCAGCGCGCAGATCGAGAGCGATCTCGTCGATCTCGAGCCGGCAGAGGCACAAGAATTTCTCAAAGAGCTCGGTGTCCAGGAAAGCGGCGTCGGCGCACTGATTCGCGCCACTTATCATCTCCTTGGCTTGCGCACTTTCTTCACCGCCGGCGAAAAAGAAGTGCGCGCCTGGACCATCCACGCCGGCGACACCGCACCCAAAGCCGCAGGCGTGATCCACTCCGACTTCGAGCGCGGCTTCATCAAAGCCGAAACCGTCGCCTACGACGACTTGATTCAGTGCGGCTCAGTGGCCGCCGCGCGGGCCAAAGGATTGTACCGAATGGAAGGCAAGGAGTATGTCGTCGCCGATGGCGATGTGATGCTGTTTAAGTTTAACGTATAG
- a CDS encoding dienelactone hydrolase family protein, with protein MDSELTKYNKPHEFYVYKDISHSFMDPHHPDRYVERSDKESWARGLKFLRRYLG; from the coding sequence ATGGACTCGGAATTGACCAAGTACAACAAGCCGCACGAGTTCTACGTTTACAAAGACATTAGTCACTCGTTCATGGACCCGCATCATCCGGATCGCTATGTAGAGAGGTCGGATAAAGAGTCCTGGGCGCGGGGCCTGAAGTTTTTGCGGCGATATCTCGGATAG
- a CDS encoding thiamine pyrophosphate-requiring protein, with translation MAETAARTVPVSTGAEAFLGQMKALGSVKYMFANTGTDHGPIIEALAKTGGEDPRGIRPIVVPHELAAVSMAHGYYNVTQQPQMVLVHTLPGTANALGGIINAASANVPLFLCAGRTPITEGELRGGKSQNIHWRQESRDQGAVVREFVKWDYEIRTNQNLAATVARAYKIAMSEPRGPVYMTLPREWLAEAMESTKVLSPDALALASKAQADHASLEKIADWLIASDSPLIVTKYLGRNPEAVQSLVELSELLAIPVVQQLTYVNFPTDHPMHLGTQVTKYVSKAEVLFFMDTDVPWEPPNKNVLRDGVKIIHLERDPMFTAIPGWGFPADLPVTGCSEVSLPALIAIVRSKLSSKTSITAKLDERRKKIEAEHNDMIREMDASVDAVKTQTPIHPFWLSKCIADAMDDKTIIANETITSKLAEVIHLNRPGSMFNTPLAGHLGWGLGAAIGMKLGNPDATVIAAEGDGSYMFCAPTACHFTAQKYQIPFLTVIYNNQAWNASLNAARGLFPDGVAARTKNFPGTDLTPSPSFELTAQACGAYAARVEDPAQLPDAITKALKVVKEEKRQALLNVVCKNPLA, from the coding sequence GTGGCGGAGACAGCCGCGAGAACCGTTCCCGTGTCCACCGGTGCAGAAGCTTTTCTCGGACAGATGAAAGCGCTCGGTTCGGTGAAATATATGTTCGCCAACACCGGCACCGATCATGGGCCGATCATCGAAGCGCTGGCCAAGACCGGCGGAGAAGATCCGCGCGGTATTCGGCCGATTGTCGTGCCGCACGAGTTGGCGGCGGTGTCGATGGCGCACGGTTATTACAACGTCACACAGCAGCCGCAGATGGTCTTGGTGCATACGCTACCGGGAACGGCGAACGCTTTGGGCGGCATTATCAATGCAGCTTCTGCAAATGTCCCGCTGTTTCTCTGTGCCGGGCGCACGCCGATCACCGAAGGCGAGCTGCGCGGCGGCAAGAGCCAAAATATCCACTGGCGCCAGGAGTCGCGCGATCAGGGTGCGGTGGTGCGCGAGTTCGTCAAGTGGGACTACGAGATTCGCACCAACCAAAATCTCGCAGCCACAGTGGCGCGCGCCTACAAGATCGCCATGAGCGAGCCGCGCGGCCCGGTCTATATGACGCTGCCGCGCGAGTGGTTGGCCGAAGCGATGGAGTCGACAAAAGTCTTGTCGCCCGATGCGCTGGCGCTGGCGAGCAAGGCGCAGGCCGATCATGCTTCGTTGGAGAAGATCGCCGACTGGTTGATCGCGTCGGACAGTCCGCTGATTGTAACGAAATATCTCGGCCGCAATCCCGAAGCCGTGCAATCCCTAGTTGAATTGAGCGAGTTGCTGGCGATTCCCGTCGTGCAGCAATTGACCTATGTCAACTTCCCAACTGATCACCCGATGCATCTTGGCACGCAGGTGACGAAGTACGTCAGTAAAGCCGAGGTGTTGTTTTTCATGGACACCGACGTGCCGTGGGAGCCGCCCAACAAGAATGTTTTGCGCGACGGTGTGAAGATCATTCACCTGGAACGCGATCCGATGTTTACCGCGATTCCCGGTTGGGGTTTCCCGGCGGATTTGCCGGTTACTGGCTGCTCGGAAGTTTCGCTGCCGGCGTTGATCGCAATCGTGCGGAGTAAGCTGTCCTCTAAGACGAGTATCACAGCCAAGCTCGACGAGCGGCGCAAAAAGATCGAGGCGGAGCATAACGACATGATCCGAGAAATGGACGCCAGCGTCGATGCGGTGAAAACTCAAACGCCGATCCACCCCTTCTGGTTGTCCAAGTGCATTGCCGATGCCATGGACGACAAGACGATCATCGCTAATGAGACGATCACTTCGAAGTTGGCTGAGGTCATTCACCTGAACCGTCCCGGCTCGATGTTTAATACCCCGCTCGCCGGCCATTTGGGCTGGGGGCTGGGTGCGGCCATTGGCATGAAGCTGGGTAATCCCGACGCGACTGTCATCGCTGCGGAAGGGGATGGCTCGTACATGTTCTGCGCGCCGACGGCTTGCCACTTCACCGCGCAGAAATATCAAATTCCGTTTTTGACGGTGATCTACAACAACCAGGCCTGGAACGCGAGCTTGAACGCGGCGCGGGGGCTGTTTCCGGACGGCGTCGCCGCCCGGACGAAGAATTTCCCCGGCACCGATCTGACACCGTCGCCGAGTTTTGAATTAACCGCGCAGGCTTGCGGCGCCTACGCCGCGCGGGTGGAAGATCCGGCTCAGTTACCGGACGCGATTACGAAGGCGTTAAAGGTCGTGAAGGAAGAAAAGCGGCAAGCGCTGCTGAATGTCGTCTGTAAGAATCCGTTGGCGTGA
- a CDS encoding amidohydrolase encodes MAGVMKNQIHSQRHYAMAKAGFKVFDSDMHVMEPPDLWQRYIDSEFKAFAPVGLTSGNLRELRMVHPDGKPWGHNPSRDLSRRPPDGGKNFDSKQAIFRHYADHGWSAKSQLDAMDVEGIDVAVLYPTRGLIALAEPNMEPRLAAAIARAYNNWLYDFCSENPQRLYGAAMISPFDIDEAIKEARRCSKELSFKAAFMRANLFNGKNWYDEYYEPLWSTFEELDLPRGFHEATRSGVNNPGERFEPNFMLRRVYSQPLEQMMTVGSFCAGGVLARHPKLRVAFLEGNCSWLPWVLWRLDEAAELDGDIWAKALTMAPSEYFKRNCIVSVEPEERTARGVVDELGCDHLVVSTDYPHVDSRFPNAIDIFLKLPFTDEEKRKILWDNCAGY; translated from the coding sequence ATGGCTGGAGTAATGAAAAACCAAATTCATTCGCAGAGGCACTACGCTATGGCCAAAGCTGGATTCAAAGTATTCGACAGCGACATGCATGTGATGGAGCCGCCCGATCTCTGGCAGCGCTATATCGATTCTGAGTTCAAAGCGTTTGCTCCGGTAGGCCTCACCAGCGGCAACTTGAGAGAGCTGAGAATGGTCCACCCCGACGGCAAACCCTGGGGACACAATCCGTCGCGGGACCTGAGCCGGCGACCGCCCGACGGCGGTAAAAACTTCGATAGCAAGCAAGCCATTTTTCGCCACTACGCCGATCATGGCTGGTCCGCCAAATCTCAGCTCGATGCGATGGATGTGGAAGGCATCGACGTCGCTGTGCTGTACCCCACACGCGGACTCATCGCTCTAGCGGAACCCAACATGGAGCCACGTCTCGCGGCAGCCATCGCCCGGGCTTACAACAATTGGCTCTACGATTTCTGCAGTGAGAATCCGCAGCGGCTCTACGGCGCCGCGATGATCTCGCCATTCGATATCGACGAAGCGATCAAAGAAGCGCGCCGCTGCTCAAAGGAGCTGAGTTTCAAGGCGGCGTTTATGCGCGCCAACCTGTTCAACGGCAAGAATTGGTACGACGAGTACTACGAACCTCTGTGGTCGACGTTTGAAGAGTTGGACCTTCCCCGCGGTTTCCATGAGGCCACGCGCAGCGGCGTCAACAATCCTGGTGAACGATTCGAACCGAACTTCATGCTGCGCAGGGTGTACTCCCAACCGCTGGAACAGATGATGACCGTCGGAAGCTTTTGCGCCGGCGGCGTCTTGGCCCGCCACCCTAAGCTCAGGGTGGCGTTTTTGGAAGGCAACTGTAGCTGGCTGCCCTGGGTTCTATGGCGGTTAGACGAAGCCGCCGAGCTCGACGGCGACATCTGGGCCAAGGCCTTGACCATGGCGCCCAGCGAGTACTTCAAAAGAAATTGTATCGTGTCGGTAGAACCCGAGGAACGCACCGCTCGCGGCGTCGTCGACGAGTTAGGATGCGATCACCTCGTTGTGTCCACCGACTATCCACATGTAGACTCCCGGTTTCCCAACGCCATCGACATATTCTTGAAGCTGCCTTTCACCGACGAAGAAAAGCGCAAGATCCTGTGGGACAACTGCGCCGGCTACTAG
- a CDS encoding nitroreductase family deazaflavin-dependent oxidoreductase, translating to MAQYIPSPRDWVREQVEVYERTNGAEGTTLRDTGLPVIIVTHRGNKTGAIRKTPLMRVKDGESYVLIASMGGGPKNPVWVYNLRANPQVELRDLSSVQTMRVREVTDTAERERLWKIADATYSRFVEYRAKTQAIRTIPIFVAEPVK from the coding sequence ATGGCGCAATACATTCCGAGTCCCAGAGATTGGGTGCGCGAGCAGGTCGAGGTATACGAGCGAACCAACGGCGCCGAGGGCACCACGCTGCGCGATACCGGCCTGCCGGTCATCATCGTGACCCACCGCGGCAACAAGACCGGCGCCATTCGCAAGACACCGCTGATGCGGGTGAAGGATGGCGAGAGCTACGTTCTGATAGCTTCGATGGGCGGAGGACCCAAGAATCCCGTGTGGGTTTACAACCTGCGCGCCAATCCGCAAGTTGAGCTGCGCGATCTTTCGTCGGTGCAGACGATGCGGGTGCGCGAAGTCACCGACACGGCGGAGCGAGAGCGCTTGTGGAAAATCGCCGACGCTACCTATTCACGGTTTGTGGAGTATCGAGCTAAAACTCAAGCGATCCGGACGATTCCGATCTTCGTGGCGGAGCCAGTGAAGTAA
- a CDS encoding HNH endonuclease: protein MPFQIDQVIAEKHGGLTTEDNLGLSCEHCNSHSPPTGTGARLRCSLCSSYAPRPCRWPTQFRLSKICRPVPARRRRRWQTPMQRPSYR from the coding sequence CTGCCGTTTCAAATCGACCAAGTCATTGCTGAAAAACACGGTGGCTTAACAACTGAAGACAATCTTGGCCTCAGTTGCGAGCACTGCAATTCTCACAGCCCACCGACCGGAACAGGCGCGCGCCTTCGCTGTTCACTGTGTTCATCTTATGCGCCGCGCCCGTGCCGCTGGCCAACGCAGTTCCGGCTTTCAAAGATATGCCGGCCTGTACCAGCGCGTAGGCGACGCCGATGGCAAACGCCAATGCAACGACCGAGCTACCGATGA
- a CDS encoding putative sulfate exporter family transporter has translation MPLRRAFQTNGIVTGPGCQTERDPGQSDAEPALCALVLPRRLAGALRRTSHGRSKPAECSAPSRYFSIPTLSSKAICPRLDDEWYGVFVGASVYELAQVYGAAASVSELSLGTATLIKLMKVLMLIPVLLVIRVMWRRMTASQTEGSIPFPWYILGFVGFAIFNSLVKLSGAVRSAILSFDVFLFTMVMVALGLNTRAERIGESMQAMRIIGSSVVALAFAIGVAYALVQAGISLKAGTALASGTGAAHKMNTVNSEGARLFRSVGCENCSARN, from the coding sequence ATGCCGCTGCGCCGCGCTTTTCAGACAAACGGAATTGTCACGGGACCTGGTTGCCAAACTGAGAGAGATCCGGGGCAATCAGATGCTGAGCCTGCTCTGTGTGCACTCGTTCTACCGCGACGATTGGCAGGCGCGTTGCGACGAACATCGCACGGTCGATCAAAACCTGCTGAATGTTCGGCACCGTCGCGCTATTTCTCTATCCCTACGCTTTCATCGAAGGCTATCTGCCCAAGACTTGACGACGAATGGTACGGCGTTTTCGTCGGCGCCAGCGTTTATGAACTGGCGCAGGTTTACGGCGCGGCGGCTTCGGTGTCGGAATTATCATTGGGTACGGCAACGCTGATCAAGTTGATGAAAGTGCTAATGCTGATCCCGGTCTTGCTCGTTATCCGCGTCATGTGGCGGCGTATGACGGCGAGCCAGACGGAAGGCTCGATCCCTTTCCCGTGGTACATTCTGGGCTTTGTCGGCTTTGCCATCTTCAATTCTCTGGTCAAGCTCTCCGGTGCGGTGCGCTCAGCGATTCTTTCGTTCGATGTCTTTCTGTTCACCATGGTGATGGTCGCCCTCGGCCTCAACACCCGCGCCGAGCGCATCGGCGAGAGTATGCAAGCGATGCGGATCATCGGTAGCTCGGTCGTTGCATTGGCGTTTGCCATCGGCGTCGCCTACGCGCTGGTACAGGCCGGCATATCTTTGAAAGCCGGAACTGCGTTGGCCAGCGGCACGGGCGCGGCGCATAAGATGAACACAGTGAACAGCGAAGGCGCGCGCCTGTTCCGGTCGGTGGGCTGTGAGAATTGCAGTGCTCGCAACTGA
- a CDS encoding tetratricopeptide repeat protein, giving the protein MHAPNSEVAKRRWFAGAATDRQEEFVWRAPVRRGRSIYVVLGCRFGLYVAMIFCAIALLATIARLDLGAQARTDSRLLAEHDQTLETRSYQRRAVALLQNNFGEEELGVADGLIDLAGVSQRQKRYAEAETLHDRALIIFMHHLGSDDPRVMDTLDRLAGLHLEQGNSAMAGAVLQFAHSIREQAKSE; this is encoded by the coding sequence ATGCATGCGCCAAACTCTGAAGTAGCCAAACGACGTTGGTTTGCTGGTGCGGCCACCGACCGGCAAGAAGAATTTGTGTGGCGTGCGCCGGTGCGCCGCGGAAGATCGATATACGTGGTTCTTGGCTGTCGCTTCGGTCTCTACGTAGCCATGATTTTTTGCGCGATTGCACTGCTGGCAACTATAGCGCGCTTGGATCTGGGCGCACAGGCGAGAACCGATAGCCGGCTACTTGCCGAGCATGACCAAACGTTGGAAACGCGTTCCTATCAGCGCCGCGCGGTGGCATTGCTGCAAAATAATTTCGGTGAGGAAGAGCTCGGCGTTGCCGACGGGCTGATCGACTTGGCGGGAGTGTCTCAAAGACAAAAGCGCTACGCCGAAGCGGAAACCCTCCACGATCGCGCTCTTATCATCTTCATGCACCACCTCGGCAGCGATGACCCACGAGTTATGGATACCTTGGATCGATTGGCCGGCTTGCACTTGGAACAGGGAAACTCCGCGATGGCGGGTGCAGTGCTGCAGTTTGCCCACAGCATACGTGAACAAGCGAAGAGCGAATAG
- a CDS encoding ABC transporter ATP-binding protein, whose product MIAWLQKWREVRGTFAHTPAAMRLVWQTSRSATIGMGMLTLGGALLPAAQAWVGKLIVDGVVAAVRPGADTDQQARLVFGYLVVELGLFLFGAGLNQARRLIQQLIQLRLANRIRADIIRKALTLDLAHFEHPDFYDRLQNARREGGYKPTELINDTFQIVQNLITMGSFAVLLLGFSPWLVVILLATSIPAFIAEARFSEQGFRLLTRRAPETRQINYLSRLLTEDSAAKEIKLFNLGSTLVGRYVTLFEKFFREDRALAVKRAMVGFALGLFTTLGYYGSYAWIVWRAVHGQISLGDMTLYLTIFRQGQSTFQSILSAVGNIYENNLFMANLFEFFALEPQMSVAAEPHKAPAVIVRGVEFRDVGFRYPETEKWALRHIKLTIRPGEKIALVGQNGAGKTTMIKLLTRLYDPSEGTILLDGIDIRELDPLDLRQRIGVIFQDFVRYHLPVHENIGFGQIDSATDMERIAASAKKSGADAVVEELPAGYETLLGRWFRGGHELSLGQWQKIALARAFMREAEILVLDEPTASLDAKTEYEIFRNFQELTEGKMAILISHRFSTVRMADRIVVIQDGTISELGTHDELMRLEGTYAQLFSLQAEGYR is encoded by the coding sequence GTGATAGCGTGGCTGCAGAAATGGCGCGAGGTGCGCGGCACCTTTGCGCACACACCCGCCGCCATGCGGCTCGTCTGGCAAACCAGCCGCTCAGCGACCATCGGCATGGGCATGCTCACGCTCGGCGGCGCGCTGCTGCCGGCGGCGCAGGCGTGGGTGGGCAAATTGATCGTCGACGGCGTCGTCGCAGCGGTGCGGCCGGGCGCCGACACCGACCAGCAGGCGCGGCTGGTTTTCGGTTATCTTGTCGTTGAGCTGGGGCTTTTTTTGTTCGGCGCCGGCCTCAACCAGGCTCGCCGCCTGATCCAACAACTGATTCAACTGCGGCTTGCCAATCGGATTCGCGCCGACATCATCCGCAAAGCGCTAACGCTGGATCTCGCCCATTTCGAGCATCCGGATTTTTACGATCGTCTGCAAAACGCCCGGCGCGAGGGCGGCTACAAGCCCACCGAGTTGATCAACGACACGTTTCAGATCGTCCAGAATCTCATCACCATGGGTTCGTTCGCAGTCTTGTTACTGGGTTTCAGTCCGTGGCTGGTGGTGATTCTGCTCGCGACCAGCATTCCCGCCTTCATCGCCGAAGCGCGCTTTTCCGAGCAGGGCTTTCGTTTGCTGACGCGGCGCGCGCCGGAGACGCGCCAGATCAACTATCTATCGCGCCTGTTGACCGAGGACAGCGCCGCCAAAGAGATCAAGCTTTTCAATCTTGGCAGCACGCTGGTCGGCCGCTATGTCACGCTGTTCGAAAAATTCTTCCGCGAAGACCGCGCGTTGGCGGTCAAGCGGGCCATGGTTGGCTTTGCTTTGGGGCTGTTCACGACATTGGGTTACTACGGCTCCTATGCCTGGATCGTTTGGCGTGCTGTGCACGGGCAGATTTCCCTCGGCGACATGACGCTTTATCTGACGATTTTTCGTCAGGGTCAGTCGACGTTTCAGTCGATACTGTCCGCGGTCGGCAACATTTATGAAAATAATTTATTTATGGCCAACCTGTTCGAGTTCTTCGCGCTGGAACCGCAGATGAGCGTCGCGGCAGAGCCGCACAAGGCACCGGCGGTGATCGTGCGGGGAGTTGAGTTTCGTGACGTCGGTTTTCGCTACCCTGAGACAGAGAAGTGGGCGCTGCGCCATATCAAATTGACCATTCGCCCGGGCGAGAAGATCGCCCTGGTGGGGCAGAACGGTGCCGGCAAGACCACGATGATCAAACTCTTGACTCGGCTTTACGATCCGAGTGAAGGAACGATTTTGCTCGACGGCATCGATATCCGCGAGCTCGATCCGCTGGATTTGCGCCAACGCATCGGTGTGATCTTTCAAGATTTCGTCCGTTATCATTTGCCGGTGCACGAAAATATTGGCTTCGGCCAGATCGACTCGGCAACCGACATGGAACGGATTGCTGCATCGGCAAAGAAGAGCGGCGCCGATGCCGTGGTAGAAGAATTGCCCGCCGGCTATGAAACTTTGTTGGGCCGCTGGTTTCGCGGCGGCCACGAGCTGTCGCTCGGCCAATGGCAAAAGATCGCACTGGCGCGCGCCTTTATGCGCGAGGCGGAAATTCTCGTTCTCGACGAACCGACGGCGTCGCTCGATGCCAAAACCGAGTACGAAATCTTTCGCAATTTCCAAGAGCTGACCGAAGGCAAAATGGCGATCTTGATTTCGCACCGCTTCTCCACCGTGCGCATGGCCGACCGGATTGTTGTGATTCAGGATGGCACGATCTCGGAGCTGGGAACCCACGACGAGCTGATGCGCCTAGAGGGAACCTACGCGCAGTTGTTTAGTTTGCAGGCCGAGGGGTATCGGTGA